The Streptomyces sp. Je 1-332 genome has a window encoding:
- a CDS encoding DUF3303 family protein, which translates to MRVMLRARLDTQVSNEAIKNGTLPKIVQSVTEQLKPEAAYFGPCDGGRTATFVFDMQDSSEIPAITEPFFLELGAEIEVYPVMNAEDLRKGLAALQG; encoded by the coding sequence ATGAGAGTCATGCTCAGAGCGCGTCTTGACACACAGGTCTCGAACGAGGCGATCAAGAACGGCACACTGCCGAAGATCGTGCAGTCGGTGACGGAACAGCTCAAGCCGGAGGCGGCGTACTTCGGCCCCTGCGACGGAGGCCGGACGGCCACCTTCGTCTTCGACATGCAGGACAGTTCGGAGATCCCGGCCATCACCGAGCCGTTCTTCCTGGAGCTCGGCGCGGAGATCGAGGTCTACCCGGTGATGAACGCGGAGGACCTGCGCAAGGGCCTTGCGGCGTTGCAGGGCTGA